The Streptomyces sp. NBC_00597 DNA segment CGGCGGGCCTGGAACCGGGCGGCGAACTCCTCGCACCAGCCGGTGACGAGCCGGTCCAGCCCGGGGGCGGCCGGGTGGCCCTGGGCGCGGAGCACCCGGAGCAGCATCGCGGCGGCGCGCAGCGACAGGCGCCGCCCGAAGGCGTCGATGCTGGTTATGGCGGCCGCCGTGGCCTCGGCGGGGGCCCCGGCGCCGGTCCACTCCACGGTGATCCGGGGGATCAGGGCGAGCGTCCAGTCGACGGCGCGCAGCAGGGCGGCCGCACCGGGGTCGGTGCCCGCCTGCGAGCCCGGGTCCGGTCCGGGGGCCGTCCCCGGGGCCGCACCCGGTTCCGGCGCCCCGCCGACCCGGTCCCGTACGCGGGCCACGAGCGCGGCGTCCGCGGCGAGCCGGCCGGCCAGGAGCCGTAGCGCGCCGCGCGGATCCGGGTGCGGAGCGGGGTCGTCCACCAGGTCCGAGGCCCACATGGGGACTTCGACGATGGCCGTGGTGCCGGCGTACCGGTGGGCGCGGTACCAGGTGCTGAGCCGGGTGTCCTCTGGGTGGAACGCCCCGGCGGCGTCCGCTCCGGGCTGCGGCATCACGAAGATCCCGGGCCCGGGGGAGGGCCAGCCGGCCGCGTCCGAAGCCCCGGTCTCGACCGGGATCCGCAGCTCGGCGGCCGATTTGGCGAACGGCTCGGCGAGGCCGGGTATGTCCCGGGTGAGCTGCACCCAGGTCCCGCCGAGGTCGGTGCCGTGCAGGGAGACCTGGAGGAAGGGCCGCAGTTCGTCGATGAGGGCGGTCAGGGCGAGGGTTTCGGGCGGCAGCCGGTCCGGAGGCAGTAAAGACGGCGCCCACTCGGGCTGTTCCGGGCCGGGGGGCCGGAAGAAGTTGCGGTGGTATTCGAGCAGGGAGTGCGGGCGGGGCGTGCGGTGCAGGGCTGCTCCGTCGGGGTCGGCGCACAGCACGAAGTGCCAGCCGCGTCCGGCCCGGGTCGTCGGGTCGTGCAGGACGCGACGGGCGAGGGCGAGCGCGGTGGCGCCGCCCACGGGCTCGTTGGCGTGGGCCCCGGCGACGACCAGCACGCCCGCGCCGAGCGGCCGGCCGCTCGGCTCGACGGAGAGCAGCCACAGGGGCCGGCCGCCCCGGGAGGTGCCGGTCCGGCGGAGCCGGGCGTGGCCGGGGTGCTCGTCCGCCAGGGTGCGGGCGGCCAGTGCCAGTTCGGACGGTGTGGGGTAGCACATGTCACGGAGGAGGGTCACGTCTGATGCAATGCCCGCCGTGCACGCCCCCTACTGCTCCGCGCGCCCCACACTTCCCGAAAACCCCTGGCCAACGCCTTGGCCCGAGGCCGCCGCCACCGGGACGGCTACTGCTGGTGGAGGCCGCGGCCGGCCAAGGACAGGAAGGCCTCGCCCACCGCTTCCGACAGCGTCGGATGGGCATGGACGTGGCGGGCCACGTCCCCCGGCTCCGCGTCCCAGCCCACGATCAGCCGGCTCTCCGCGATCATCTCCGAGACGTGCGGCTCCACCGGGTGGACGCCCAGCACCCGGGCTACTCGCCGCCCCCGCCGCCGTCGCGCAGTAGCAGCGCGACCGGGTGGTCCGAGAGCAGCTGCGCCAGCCGGACCTCTCCCTCGTACGCGGCGCCCCCGTCCAGGAGGGCGGTCCACCGGCCCGGCGGGAGGGTCAGGGTGGTGTCCCGCCAGCCGCCGGCCCCGGCCAGCCGGTGCGAGAGCCGGGTGGCCGCCGCCACCAGTCCGGCCGGGCGGGCGAAGGCCAGGCAGTGCTCCGCCGCCGGGCCCCTGGCCGACAGGGGCGTGTAGCCGGTGAACAGCGCGGGCCGGTCGCGGCGCAGTCGCAGCAGGGCGGCCGTCAGCGCGAGCTTCTCCTCCGCCTGCCCCCGCGCCCCGGCGCCCGCGTCCAGCCGGGCCAGGGTCTCGCGGGGGAACCGGGCCGGGCGGCGGTTGTCCGGGTCGACCAGGGCCCGGTATTCCGTCTCGGCGCCCTGGTAGACCTCCGGGACGCCGGGCATAGCCAGGTGCAGCAGCGTCATGCCGAGCAGGTTCGCCCGGGCCGCCGCCGCCAGTTCCGCCGGCTCGGCGAGCTCCTCCGGGTCCGGGACGTACTCCGCGACGGAGGCCTCGTACGCCGGGTCCTGGTCGGTCCAGCTGGTGTGCAGGGCCGCCTCGCGGACGGCCTTGAGGAGCGCCTGCTCCAGGCGCCGGGCGCGCTCGGGCACCTCGCCCAGGCCCAGCGCCGTCTGCCGGGCCACCCAGGCCAGTTGGGGGTCGGCACCGGCGGGCGCGCCCATGGCCTCGGGGGTCTGGGAGAGCGCGGAGATCCGCGCCCGGACGTCCGCGCTGCGTTTGGTGTCGTGGGTGGACAGCACCGTCCCGGAGCCGGGCCAGTCCCGGTCGAGTGCGGCGCAGTACGCGTGGAACTCCGCGGGGGACAGCGCCGGTTGCCCGGGATCGCCGCCGACCTCGGTGGCCGACAGCAGCGGGGCGTGCCGGTAGAAGGCGCGGTCCTCCAAGGACTTGGCCCGCAGCGCCGCCGAGGTCTGGGCGAAGCGCGCGCCGAAGCCCGGATCGCGCAGGACGAGCTCCCGTACGCCGGCCACCGCGTCCGGACCGGCCGGCGCGGCGGCTTCCGCCAGCGCCCGAGCGGAGAGCTCCGGCTCCCCGGGGTACGGCCGGTAGACCGGATAGGCGATCAGCAACTCGCGTACGCCGGGGGCCAGCTCCGGTCCGGCGGCCCGCTCCAGTGCGGCGAGCTCGGCGGCCAGATCGCCGGTCAGCACCTCCCGCGCGCACGCCCGGGCCGTCTCCTCCCAGTCGGCGGTCCCGGTGAACCGCGTGTACCGGCGGGCCAGATCGGCGGCGCCCGCCGGATCGGTGAAGACCCCGTCCACCCGGAGCAGTGCGTCGTACCCGGTGGTCCCCGCCACCGGCCAGAGCGGCAGCCGTTCCTGACGGGCCAGGATCTTCTCGACCACCACCCAGCACCCCTCGCCGACGGCCGCGCGCAGCCGCCGCAGGTAGCCCTCCGGGTCGGCCAGCCCGTCCACGTGGTCGATCCGCAGCCCCTCGACGACCCCGTCCCGCACCAGCTCCAGGATCTTCGCGTGCGTCGCCGCGAAGACCTCCGGATCCTCCACCCGGACGCCGATCAGCTCCGAAATGGTGAAGAACCGGCGGTAGTTGAGCTCGGTCCGGGCATCGCGCCACCAAGCCGGCCGGTACCACTGCGCGGCCAGCAGCTCCGGCAGCGCCAGCCCGGCGGTCCCCGCGCGCAGCGGGAACTCCAGCTGCCCGTGGCGCAGCACCCCGTAGTCCGGGTCGGCGGTGAACGCGCCGGGTTCG contains these protein-coding regions:
- a CDS encoding M14 family zinc carboxypeptidase translates to MTLLRDMCYPTPSELALAARTLADEHPGHARLRRTGTSRGGRPLWLLSVEPSGRPLGAGVLVVAGAHANEPVGGATALALARRVLHDPTTRAGRGWHFVLCADPDGAALHRTPRPHSLLEYHRNFFRPPGPEQPEWAPSLLPPDRLPPETLALTALIDELRPFLQVSLHGTDLGGTWVQLTRDIPGLAEPFAKSAAELRIPVETGASDAAGWPSPGPGIFVMPQPGADAAGAFHPEDTRLSTWYRAHRYAGTTAIVEVPMWASDLVDDPAPHPDPRGALRLLAGRLAADAALVARVRDRVGGAPEPGAAPGTAPGPDPGSQAGTDPGAAALLRAVDWTLALIPRITVEWTGAGAPAEATAAAITSIDAFGRRLSLRAAAMLLRVLRAQGHPAAPGLDRLVTGWCEEFAARFQARRIPVTAQVEHQSRTVLAAYERLVAAAGAKGTDGADGADGADGAVSA
- the treY gene encoding malto-oligosyltrehalose synthase, encoding MESAVPAAVAPASSAARPPAPTSTYRLQLRPEFPFAAAEAAVPYLASLGVSHLHLSPVLEAVPGSAHGYDVTDHSRIRAELGGEPGLRALAAVARTHGLGLVLDIVPNHMAVPSPLRLNRPLWEVLRDGPASPYARWFDIDWTAGGGQVLLPVLPGPPEPGAFTADPDYGVLRHGQLEFPLRAGTAGLALPELLAAQWYRPAWWRDARTELNYRRFFTISELIGVRVEDPEVFAATHAKILELVRDGVVEGLRIDHVDGLADPEGYLRRLRAAVGEGCWVVVEKILARQERLPLWPVAGTTGYDALLRVDGVFTDPAGAADLARRYTRFTGTADWEETARACAREVLTGDLAAELAALERAAGPELAPGVRELLIAYPVYRPYPGEPELSARALAEAAAPAGPDAVAGVRELVLRDPGFGARFAQTSAALRAKSLEDRAFYRHAPLLSATEVGGDPGQPALSPAEFHAYCAALDRDWPGSGTVLSTHDTKRSADVRARISALSQTPEAMGAPAGADPQLAWVARQTALGLGEVPERARRLEQALLKAVREAALHTSWTDQDPAYEASVAEYVPDPEELAEPAELAAAARANLLGMTLLHLAMPGVPEVYQGAETEYRALVDPDNRRPARFPRETLARLDAGAGARGQAEEKLALTAALLRLRRDRPALFTGYTPLSARGPAAEHCLAFARPAGLVAAATRLSHRLAGAGGWRDTTLTLPPGRWTALLDGGAAYEGEVRLAQLLSDHPVALLLRDGGGGGE